A region from the Streptomyces lydicus genome encodes:
- a CDS encoding sigma-70 family RNA polymerase sigma factor gives MRDDGKQEIGALVARAVEGDQRATHDLLAHVHPLALRYCRTRLSRLPGDARHFVEDLAQEVCVAVLCALPRYRDTGKPFEAFVFAIAGHKVADLQRAAMRHPGSTAVPSDEMPEQPDDSLGPEERALLSSDAEWAKKLLANLPENQRELVLLRVAVGLTAEETGQMLGMSPGAVRVAQHRALSRLRALAEQ, from the coding sequence ATGCGTGATGACGGGAAGCAGGAAATCGGCGCTCTCGTCGCACGTGCCGTCGAGGGTGACCAGCGGGCCACCCACGATCTGCTGGCTCATGTGCACCCCCTCGCCCTGCGCTACTGCCGCACCCGGCTGTCGCGGCTGCCGGGTGACGCACGGCACTTCGTCGAGGACCTGGCGCAGGAGGTCTGTGTCGCGGTGCTCTGCGCGCTGCCGCGCTACCGCGACACCGGCAAGCCCTTCGAGGCGTTCGTCTTCGCCATCGCCGGCCACAAGGTCGCCGATCTGCAGCGGGCCGCGATGCGGCATCCGGGCAGCACGGCCGTGCCGTCCGACGAGATGCCCGAGCAGCCGGACGACTCCCTCGGCCCCGAGGAGCGGGCGCTGCTGAGCAGCGACGCCGAGTGGGCCAAGAAGCTGCTGGCGAACCTTCCGGAGAACCAGCGGGAGCTGGTCCTGCTGCGGGTCGCCGTCGGGCTGACGGCCGAGGAGACCGGGCAGATGCTGGGGATGTCGCCGGGTGCGGTGCGGGTCGCCCAGCACCGGGCGCTGAGCAGGCTGCGGGCGCTCGCCGAGCAGTAG
- the groL gene encoding chaperonin GroEL (60 kDa chaperone family; promotes refolding of misfolded polypeptides especially under stressful conditions; forms two stacked rings of heptamers to form a barrel-shaped 14mer; ends can be capped by GroES; misfolded proteins enter the barrel where they are refolded when GroES binds): protein MAKILKFDEDARRALERGVNKLADTVKVTIGPKGRNVVIDKKFGAPTITNDGVTIAREVEVDDPYENLGAQLVKEVATKTNDIAGDGTTTATVLAQALVREGLRNVAAGASPAALKKGIDAAVKAVSDELLATARPIDDKTDIAAVAGLSAQDKQVGELIAEAMDKVGKDGVITVEESNTFGLELDFTEGMAFDKGYLSPYMVTDQERMEAVLEDPYILIHQGKISLIQDLLPLLEKVIQAGASKPLLIIAEDVEGEALSTLVVNKIRGTFNAVAVKAPGFGDRRKAMLGDIATLTGATVIAEEVGLKLDQAGLDVLGTARRVTVTKDDTTIVDGGGKSEDVTGRVAQIKAEIESTDSDWDREKLQERLAKLAGGVCVIRVGAATEVELKEKKHRLEDAISATRAAVEEGIVSGGGSALVHAAKVLEGSLGKEGDEATGVAVVRRAAVEPLRWIAENAGLEGYVITAKVAEQDKGNGFNAATGEYGDLVKAGVIDPVKVTRSALENAASIASLLLTTETLVVEKPAEDDAAEAGHGHGHAH, encoded by the coding sequence ATGGCGAAGATCCTGAAGTTCGACGAGGACGCCCGTCGCGCCCTTGAGCGCGGCGTCAACAAGCTTGCCGACACGGTCAAGGTGACGATCGGTCCCAAGGGCCGCAACGTCGTCATCGACAAGAAGTTCGGCGCGCCCACGATCACCAACGACGGTGTCACCATCGCGCGTGAGGTCGAGGTCGACGACCCGTACGAGAACCTGGGTGCCCAGCTCGTCAAGGAGGTGGCGACCAAGACCAACGACATCGCGGGTGACGGCACCACCACCGCCACCGTGCTGGCCCAGGCGCTGGTCCGCGAGGGTCTGCGCAACGTCGCCGCCGGCGCCTCCCCGGCCGCCCTGAAGAAGGGCATCGACGCCGCCGTCAAGGCCGTCTCCGACGAGCTCCTGGCGACCGCCCGTCCGATCGACGACAAGACCGACATCGCCGCCGTGGCCGGTCTGTCCGCGCAGGACAAGCAGGTCGGCGAGCTCATCGCCGAGGCGATGGACAAGGTCGGCAAGGACGGTGTCATCACCGTCGAGGAGTCCAACACCTTCGGCCTGGAGCTGGACTTCACCGAGGGCATGGCCTTCGACAAGGGCTACCTGTCGCCGTACATGGTCACCGACCAGGAGCGGATGGAGGCCGTCCTCGAGGACCCGTACATCCTGATCCACCAGGGCAAGATCTCCTTGATCCAGGACCTGCTGCCGCTGCTGGAGAAGGTCATCCAGGCCGGCGCCTCCAAGCCGCTGCTGATCATCGCCGAGGACGTCGAGGGCGAGGCCCTGTCGACCCTGGTCGTCAACAAGATCCGTGGCACCTTCAACGCCGTGGCCGTCAAGGCCCCGGGCTTCGGTGACCGCCGCAAGGCCATGCTCGGCGACATCGCCACCCTCACCGGTGCGACCGTCATCGCCGAGGAGGTCGGCCTCAAGCTCGACCAGGCCGGTCTGGACGTGCTCGGCACCGCCCGCCGGGTGACCGTCACCAAGGACGACACCACCATCGTCGACGGTGGCGGCAAGTCCGAGGACGTCACCGGTCGCGTCGCGCAGATCAAGGCCGAGATCGAGTCCACCGACTCGGACTGGGACCGCGAGAAGCTCCAGGAGCGCCTCGCCAAGCTCGCCGGTGGCGTCTGCGTCATCCGCGTGGGTGCGGCCACCGAGGTCGAGCTCAAGGAGAAGAAGCACCGTCTGGAGGACGCCATCTCCGCGACCCGCGCCGCGGTCGAGGAGGGCATCGTCTCCGGTGGTGGCTCCGCTCTGGTCCACGCCGCCAAGGTGCTGGAGGGCTCCCTCGGCAAGGAGGGCGACGAGGCCACCGGTGTCGCCGTCGTCCGCCGCGCCGCCGTCGAGCCGCTGCGCTGGATCGCGGAGAACGCCGGCCTCGAGGGCTACGTCATCACCGCGAAGGTCGCCGAGCAGGACAAGGGCAACGGCTTCAACGCCGCCACCGGCGAGTACGGCGACCTGGTCAAGGCCGGCGTCATCGACCCGGTGAAGGTCACCCGCTCCGCCCTGGAGAACGCCGCGTCGATCGCCTCGCTGCTGCTGACGACCGAGACCCTGGTCGTCGAGAAGCCCGCGGAGGACGACGCGGCCGAGGCCGGTCACGGCCACGGGCACGCGCACTGA
- a CDS encoding WhiB family transcriptional regulator: MADFSRLPGPNADLWDWQLLAACRGVDSSLFFHPEGERGAARSARETSAKEVCMRCPVRAECAAHALAVREPYGVWGGLTEDEREELMGRARHRLVPASSMTGPAGVSGA, from the coding sequence ATGGCAGATTTCTCCCGCCTCCCGGGCCCGAACGCAGACCTCTGGGACTGGCAGCTGCTCGCCGCCTGCCGCGGCGTGGACAGCTCCCTCTTCTTCCATCCCGAGGGTGAACGCGGAGCGGCCCGCAGCGCGCGTGAGACATCGGCGAAGGAGGTCTGCATGCGCTGCCCGGTACGGGCCGAGTGCGCGGCGCATGCGCTGGCCGTCCGTGAGCCCTACGGGGTGTGGGGCGGCCTGACGGAGGACGAGCGTGAGGAACTGATGGGCCGGGCCCGCCACCGGCTGGTTCCCGCGTCCTCCATGACCGGCCCCGCAGGCGTCTCCGGCGCCTGA
- a CDS encoding hydroxyacid dehydrogenase translates to MHTPGAAHRPTRPTVLLSMGPGIAERLLDARHHTRLTALARTDPRLVAHELADPTPAVAAALADAEVLLTCWGAPRLTGRVLDAAPRLRAVVHAAGSVKHHLTDACWERGIAVASAAAANALPVAEYALAAILFANKGVLHAAHRYRGLRSAHDWHRELGAAGNYRRTVGVIGASRIGRRVIELLRPFDLHVLLYDPYVTDADATRLGVRPVPLDALCAGSDIVTVHAPQLPATRHLLGARELALLPDGATLINTARGSLVDGAALLPELVSGRLHAVLDVTEPELPPAGSPLYELPNVLLTPHVAGSLGTELHRLADHALDELERYAQGRPFTDPVRPEQLPHSA, encoded by the coding sequence ATGCACACGCCCGGAGCGGCGCACCGGCCCACACGGCCCACGGTGCTCCTGTCGATGGGCCCCGGCATCGCCGAACGGCTCCTCGACGCCCGCCACCACACCCGTCTCACGGCCCTCGCCCGTACCGACCCCCGCCTCGTCGCCCACGAGCTGGCCGACCCCACCCCCGCGGTCGCCGCCGCCCTCGCCGACGCCGAGGTGCTGCTCACCTGCTGGGGCGCCCCGCGGCTCACCGGCCGGGTGCTGGACGCGGCCCCGCGGCTGCGCGCCGTCGTGCACGCCGCCGGCTCGGTCAAACACCACCTCACCGACGCCTGCTGGGAGCGCGGTATCGCCGTCGCCTCGGCCGCCGCCGCCAACGCCCTCCCGGTCGCCGAATACGCCCTCGCCGCGATCCTCTTCGCCAACAAAGGCGTGCTGCACGCCGCCCACCGCTACCGCGGCCTGCGCAGCGCCCACGACTGGCACCGGGAACTCGGCGCCGCCGGCAACTACCGCCGCACCGTCGGCGTCATCGGCGCCTCCCGTATCGGCCGCCGCGTCATCGAGCTGCTGCGCCCGTTCGATCTGCACGTCCTGCTGTACGACCCCTATGTGACCGACGCCGACGCCACCCGGCTCGGCGTACGGCCGGTCCCCCTCGACGCCCTCTGCGCCGGCAGCGACATCGTCACCGTGCACGCCCCCCAGCTGCCCGCCACCCGCCATCTGCTCGGCGCCCGCGAACTGGCCCTGCTGCCCGACGGCGCGACATTGATCAATACCGCCCGCGGCTCGCTGGTCGACGGGGCGGCCCTGCTCCCCGAGCTGGTCTCGGGCCGCCTGCACGCCGTCCTCGACGTCACCGAGCCCGAACTCCCGCCCGCCGGCTCCCCGTTGTACGAGCTGCCGAATGTCCTGCTCACCCCGCATGTGGCGGGGTCACTGGGCACCGAACTCCACCGCCTGGCCGATCACGCCCTGGACGAGCTCGAACGCTATGCCCAGGGGCGGCCGTTCACCGACCCCGTACGGCCGGAGCAGCTGCCCCACTCGGCCTGA
- a CDS encoding SDR family NAD(P)-dependent oxidoreductase, with protein sequence MTTALITGATAGIGAAFARRLASDGHSVVLVARDEKRLREQATELHDRHGIEAEVLSADLATEEGIAAVEARLSDTKHPVDLLVNNAGFGNKGEYLEVSMADELTMLKVHCEAVLRLTTAAVRGMRDRRRGAVVNVASVAAFVPRGTYGASKAWVVQFTQGAARDLAGSGVRLMALCPGFVRTEFHQRAGMGTDNIPGWMWLDADKLVDAAMKDLTRGKSLSIPDPRYKALMGAVKLAPRGVLGGVTSRTGRKYGPR encoded by the coding sequence ATGACGACTGCATTGATCACGGGAGCGACGGCGGGCATCGGGGCGGCGTTCGCCCGGCGGCTCGCGAGTGACGGCCACAGCGTGGTGCTCGTCGCGCGCGACGAGAAGCGACTGCGCGAGCAGGCCACCGAGTTGCACGACCGGCACGGCATCGAGGCCGAGGTGCTGAGCGCCGATCTGGCCACCGAGGAGGGCATCGCCGCCGTCGAGGCGCGGCTCTCGGACACCAAGCACCCGGTGGACCTGCTGGTGAACAACGCCGGGTTCGGCAACAAGGGCGAATACCTCGAGGTCTCGATGGCCGACGAGCTGACGATGCTGAAGGTGCACTGCGAGGCGGTGCTCCGGCTGACCACGGCCGCGGTGCGCGGGATGCGGGACCGCCGGCGGGGCGCGGTGGTCAATGTGGCGTCGGTGGCGGCGTTCGTGCCGCGCGGCACCTACGGCGCGAGCAAGGCGTGGGTCGTGCAGTTCACGCAGGGTGCCGCGCGGGATCTGGCGGGCAGCGGCGTCCGGCTGATGGCGCTGTGCCCGGGGTTCGTACGGACCGAGTTCCACCAGCGGGCCGGGATGGGCACCGACAACATCCCCGGGTGGATGTGGCTGGACGCGGACAAGCTGGTCGATGCCGCGATGAAGGATCTGACGCGGGGCAAGTCCCTTTCCATTCCGGACCCGCGGTACAAGGCGCTGATGGGCGCCGTGAAGCTGGCGCCCCGTGGCGTGCTGGGCGGCGTGACGTCCCGTACGGGCCGGAAGTACGGGCCCCGCTGA
- a CDS encoding DUF2264 domain-containing protein has protein sequence MPEHPHRRRPRHPPHPFPLPPEDRRRSAYTGWTRAHWEAVADGLLHATAPYASPRHGLITLPGPRPSSSGTRSDGLEGFARTFLLAALRVAGSNGHDPHAHLSRYAEGLAAGTRRPAGAREVTSADPDSWPRIGSVRQARVEAASLALGLRLTRPWLWDTLDDRVRAHVADWLLPALGPSPVDNNWWLFGLTVGGFLRAAGIETVRAQAAIDRALTRIEGWYRGDGWYADGDNRAFDHYNAWAMHFYPVVHAHLCADRTLLATYGARLHAQLDDYTRLFDANGAPLPFGRSLTYRFAATAAPWLGALTGHTPLTPGATRRLASGALRHFLDRGAVTRDGLLPLGWYGPYGPMLQHYSGPASPYWAAKGFLGLLLPAGHPAWTDPEAPLPAETADTTRPLGPTGLLLQSTASDGLVRLHNHGSNSTLAAPDPYYARFAYSTRTGPTSDGLPLRDGQPLRDGQPLSGDQPLSVGRPLPEDRPLPVEHPLPDNHFGLLLDGRLTTRGPATPHTTGPDRASSTHTPRHADGSDLPGIRILSATLVHGRAELRVHLVTGAAPGTRVRQTGWATTPGGPTAQLHPVHGYDTPRRRTPTGSTLIGPGTRTAVLEGSITSAPGGTLFAALASLTGDPDPAPVHTLATTHLTAHGIRVTWHDGTRSHLALPLPPTGDDGREGPGPGT, from the coding sequence ATGCCCGAGCACCCCCACCGTCGCCGCCCTCGCCACCCTCCCCATCCCTTCCCGCTCCCGCCCGAGGACCGCCGCCGCAGCGCGTATACCGGCTGGACCCGCGCCCACTGGGAGGCGGTGGCCGACGGGCTGCTGCACGCCACCGCCCCCTACGCCTCCCCGCGCCACGGCCTGATCACCCTGCCGGGACCCCGCCCCAGCTCCTCAGGGACCCGCTCGGACGGCCTAGAAGGCTTCGCCCGCACGTTCCTGCTCGCCGCCCTCCGTGTCGCGGGCAGCAACGGACACGACCCGCACGCCCACCTCTCCCGCTACGCCGAGGGCCTGGCCGCGGGTACCCGACGCCCCGCCGGCGCACGGGAGGTGACGTCCGCGGACCCCGACTCCTGGCCCCGTATCGGCAGCGTCCGCCAGGCCCGTGTCGAAGCCGCCTCGCTCGCCCTCGGCCTGCGCCTGACCCGTCCCTGGCTGTGGGACACCCTCGACGACCGGGTCCGCGCCCACGTCGCCGACTGGCTGCTGCCCGCCCTCGGCCCGTCCCCCGTGGACAACAACTGGTGGCTCTTCGGCCTCACCGTCGGCGGCTTCCTGCGCGCGGCGGGCATCGAGACCGTCCGCGCGCAGGCCGCCATCGACCGCGCGCTGACCCGTATCGAGGGCTGGTACCGCGGCGACGGCTGGTACGCGGACGGCGACAACCGCGCATTCGACCACTACAACGCCTGGGCGATGCACTTCTACCCGGTCGTGCACGCCCACCTCTGCGCCGACCGGACCCTCCTGGCCACCTACGGAGCCCGCCTGCACGCCCAACTGGACGACTACACCCGCCTCTTCGACGCCAACGGCGCGCCCCTGCCGTTCGGCCGCTCCCTCACCTACCGCTTCGCCGCCACCGCCGCCCCGTGGCTGGGCGCCCTCACCGGCCACACCCCGCTCACCCCCGGCGCCACCCGCCGCCTCGCCTCGGGGGCCCTGCGTCACTTCCTCGACCGGGGAGCCGTCACCCGGGACGGCCTGCTACCGCTCGGCTGGTACGGCCCCTACGGGCCGATGCTCCAGCACTACTCGGGTCCGGCCTCCCCCTACTGGGCGGCCAAGGGCTTCCTGGGCCTCCTGCTCCCCGCAGGCCACCCCGCCTGGACCGACCCCGAGGCCCCTCTCCCCGCCGAAACCGCGGACACCACCCGGCCCCTCGGTCCCACCGGCCTGCTCCTGCAGTCCACCGCCTCCGACGGCCTGGTCCGCCTCCACAACCACGGCAGCAACTCCACCCTCGCCGCCCCCGACCCCTACTACGCCCGCTTCGCCTACTCCACCCGCACCGGGCCGACCTCGGACGGCCTGCCTCTGCGCGACGGTCAGCCTCTGCGCGACGGTCAGCCGCTGTCCGGCGACCAGCCGCTGTCCGTCGGCCGGCCCCTGCCTGAGGACCGGCCCCTGCCCGTCGAACACCCCCTGCCCGACAACCACTTCGGCCTGCTCCTCGACGGCCGCCTCACCACCCGCGGCCCCGCCACCCCGCACACCACCGGCCCCGACCGGGCCTCCTCCACCCACACCCCCCGCCACGCCGACGGCAGTGACCTCCCGGGCATCCGGATCCTGTCCGCCACCCTCGTTCACGGCCGCGCCGAACTCCGCGTGCACCTGGTCACCGGCGCCGCCCCCGGCACCCGCGTACGCCAGACGGGCTGGGCCACCACGCCCGGCGGCCCCACCGCGCAACTCCACCCCGTCCACGGCTACGACACCCCGCGCCGCCGCACCCCTACGGGGAGCACCCTGATCGGCCCCGGCACCCGCACCGCCGTCCTGGAGGGCAGCATCACCTCAGCCCCCGGGGGCACCCTCTTCGCAGCCCTGGCATCCCTGACGGGGGACCCGGACCCCGCCCCCGTACACACCCTGGCGACCACCCACCTCACGGCCCACGGCATCCGGGTCACCTGGCACGACGGCACCCGCTCCCACCTGGCCCTGCCCCTCCCGCCCACGGGAGACGACGGGCGGGAGGGGCCGGGGCCCGGGACCTGA
- a CDS encoding MOSC domain-containing protein: MKLLTVNVGRPAPSEHTDAEGGTGIDKRPVDGPVRVAAPGPRGTGGSGLAGDAVVDLRFHGGDDQAVYAYAREDLDEWERELGRELANGYFGENLTTSGVEVTGALIGERWRVGPQLLLEVSAPRIPCRTFHGWMDEHGWTKRFTQAAVPGAFLRVIEEGEIRAGDAVEVVHRPDHEVTIGLAFQALTIRRELLPRLLEAGAALGEEARGKALKYVERQGG; the protein is encoded by the coding sequence ATGAAGCTGCTGACCGTCAATGTGGGACGCCCCGCCCCGTCCGAGCACACCGATGCCGAGGGCGGCACGGGTATCGACAAGAGGCCCGTGGACGGTCCGGTACGGGTGGCCGCCCCCGGTCCCCGGGGCACCGGGGGCAGCGGGCTGGCCGGTGACGCGGTGGTCGACCTGCGCTTTCACGGCGGCGACGACCAGGCCGTCTACGCCTACGCGCGCGAGGACCTGGACGAGTGGGAGCGGGAGCTGGGCCGCGAGCTGGCCAATGGCTACTTCGGGGAGAACCTGACCACGTCGGGAGTGGAGGTCACCGGCGCCCTCATCGGCGAACGCTGGCGGGTCGGCCCGCAGCTGCTGCTGGAGGTCAGCGCACCGCGGATCCCCTGCCGTACGTTCCACGGGTGGATGGACGAGCACGGGTGGACCAAACGGTTCACCCAGGCCGCGGTGCCCGGCGCGTTCCTCCGGGTGATCGAGGAGGGCGAGATCCGCGCGGGGGACGCGGTGGAGGTGGTGCACCGCCCGGATCACGAGGTGACGATCGGGCTGGCGTTCCAGGCGCTGACCATCCGGCGGGAGTTGCTGCCGCGGCTGCTGGAGGCGGGTGCGGCGCTCGGGGAGGAGGCCCGGGGGAAGGCACTGAAGTACGTCGAGCGGCAGGGCGGTTGA
- a CDS encoding LysR family transcriptional regulator, with product MIEARHLRVLRAVATTGSFSAAARELGCTQPAVSQQMKALEQSAGTPLLVRAGREMRLTQAGEALVRHAAGILAGLTAAEEEIAAIAGLRAGRVRLVSFPSGSSTLVPTALAKMRAAHPGTRVSLVEAEPPRSIEMLRNGDCEIALAFRYPEVRCADPAAGAEWDDLVVRPILADRLIGLVPDGHRLAKAGTARFAELADEAWIAGCPRCRRHLVEVCESAGFTPRIDFATDDYPTVIGLVGAGLGVAALPELTLESVRPKGATAIRMEPAVHREIVALTLPDLAKVPAVGATLDRLADAAGR from the coding sequence ATGATCGAGGCCCGTCATCTCCGTGTGCTGCGTGCCGTCGCCACGACCGGCTCCTTCTCCGCCGCCGCGCGCGAGCTGGGCTGCACCCAGCCGGCCGTCAGCCAGCAGATGAAGGCCCTGGAGCAGTCCGCGGGCACCCCGCTGCTGGTCCGTGCGGGCCGCGAGATGAGGCTGACCCAGGCGGGTGAGGCGCTCGTCCGCCACGCCGCGGGCATCCTGGCCGGGCTCACCGCCGCCGAGGAGGAGATCGCCGCCATCGCGGGCCTGCGCGCGGGACGGGTGCGGCTGGTGTCCTTCCCCTCCGGCAGCTCGACGCTGGTGCCGACCGCCCTCGCCAAGATGCGCGCGGCCCACCCCGGCACCCGGGTCTCGCTGGTCGAGGCCGAGCCGCCGCGCTCCATCGAGATGCTGCGCAACGGCGACTGCGAGATCGCGCTGGCCTTCCGCTATCCGGAGGTGCGCTGCGCGGACCCGGCGGCCGGAGCCGAGTGGGACGACCTGGTGGTCCGGCCGATCCTGGCGGACCGGCTGATCGGCCTGGTGCCGGACGGCCACCGGCTGGCGAAGGCGGGCACCGCGCGGTTCGCCGAGCTGGCCGACGAGGCCTGGATCGCGGGCTGTCCCCGCTGCCGCAGGCATCTCGTGGAGGTCTGTGAGAGCGCGGGCTTCACCCCGCGCATCGATTTCGCGACGGACGACTACCCGACGGTGATCGGCCTGGTCGGCGCGGGCCTGGGAGTCGCCGCGCTGCCGGAGCTCACCCTGGAGTCGGTACGCCCCAAGGGGGCCACGGCGATACGGATGGAGCCCGCCGTCCACCGCGAGATCGTCGCGCTCACCCTGCCGGACCTGGCGAAGGTCCCCGCCGTCGGGGCGACCCTCGACCGGCTGGCGGATGCCGCGGGGCGCTGA
- a CDS encoding FtsW/RodA/SpoVE family cell cycle protein, whose translation MTFAALAQAPDRRRTEAWLLALAVLIADFGYACTGLSMTGRLPGGLAGFAISMFFVALVPHLVLRRFAPRADPLILPLATLLTGLGLVLLHRLDVTYAQTPRLKISEAASGQLVWTVIGVAVCIAILLVLRDHRILQRYIYLTMVVALVLLMAPAFFGADMYGAKRWILLGPLSLQPGEFVKIMISVFFAGYLTVNRDALALAGRRVLGVQLPPGRQLAPIFTIWVISLLVLVFERDLGTSLIFFGVFVIMLYMATERTSWVLCGLAMAAVGATVVGSTEPHVKGRIMAWLHPMDIFLPVKQRPPGLISDQAAQALFSFGSGGISGSGLGQGHPELVGFAGNSDFILTTVGEEMGLAGVMVVIMLYVLLAQRGLRVALTARDPFGKLLAVGLSGALLLQVFVVAGGVTGLIPLTGKALPFLAKGGSSLVANWVMVALLLRISDHAQRRREPA comes from the coding sequence ATGACGTTCGCCGCACTGGCCCAGGCACCGGACCGCCGGCGGACCGAGGCATGGCTGCTCGCCCTCGCCGTGCTGATCGCGGACTTCGGGTACGCCTGCACCGGCCTGTCGATGACCGGCCGGCTGCCCGGCGGGCTGGCCGGCTTCGCCATCAGCATGTTCTTCGTGGCGCTGGTCCCGCATCTGGTCCTGCGCCGCTTCGCGCCCCGCGCCGATCCGCTGATCCTGCCGCTGGCGACGCTGCTGACCGGGCTCGGTCTGGTGCTGCTGCACCGCCTGGACGTCACCTATGCGCAGACGCCCCGGCTCAAGATCTCCGAGGCGGCGAGCGGGCAGCTGGTGTGGACGGTGATCGGGGTGGCGGTCTGTATCGCGATCCTGCTGGTGCTGCGCGATCACCGCATTCTGCAGCGCTACATCTATCTGACGATGGTGGTCGCGCTGGTGCTGCTGATGGCCCCGGCCTTCTTCGGCGCCGACATGTACGGCGCCAAGCGCTGGATCCTGCTCGGGCCGCTGTCGCTGCAGCCCGGCGAGTTCGTGAAGATCATGATCTCGGTGTTCTTCGCGGGCTATCTGACCGTCAACCGCGACGCCCTGGCACTGGCCGGACGCCGCGTCCTGGGCGTCCAACTGCCCCCGGGACGGCAGCTCGCACCGATCTTTACCATCTGGGTGATCAGCCTGCTGGTGCTGGTCTTCGAACGGGACCTGGGCACCTCACTGATCTTCTTCGGCGTCTTCGTGATCATGCTGTACATGGCGACCGAGCGCACCAGTTGGGTGCTCTGCGGCCTGGCCATGGCCGCGGTCGGCGCCACGGTCGTCGGCTCCACGGAACCCCACGTCAAGGGCCGGATCATGGCCTGGCTGCATCCGATGGACATCTTCCTGCCGGTGAAACAGCGACCACCGGGGCTGATCTCCGACCAGGCCGCGCAGGCGCTGTTCAGCTTCGGCAGCGGAGGCATCTCGGGCAGCGGCCTCGGCCAGGGCCACCCGGAGCTGGTCGGCTTCGCCGGCAACAGCGACTTCATCCTCACCACCGTCGGCGAGGAGATGGGCCTGGCCGGGGTGATGGTCGTGATCATGCTCTACGTACTGCTGGCCCAGCGCGGCCTGCGGGTGGCGCTGACCGCCCGCGACCCGTTCGGCAAACTCCTCGCGGTCGGGCTCTCCGGAGCGCTCCTGCTCCAGGTCTTCGTCGTCGCCGGCGGCGTCACCGGCCTGATCCCCCTCACCGGCAAGGCCCTCCCCTTCCTCGCCAAGGGGGGCTCCTCCCTGGTCGCGAACTGGGTCATGGTGGCCTTGCTGTTGCGCATCAGCGACCATGCGCAGCGCCGGCGTGAGCCGGCGTAG
- a CDS encoding response regulator transcription factor gives MTSVLVCDDSPLAREALRRAVATVPGVERVTTAANGEEVLRRWGADRSDLILMDVRMPGLGGVETVRRLLSADPGARIIMLTVAEDLDGVALAVAAGARGYLHKDASRAELRATVTQALADPTWRLAPRRLRSAEMGAAPTLTAREIQVLEGMSHGRSNAEIGRELFLSEDTVKTHARRLFKKLGASDRAHAVALGFRWGLVR, from the coding sequence ATGACATCCGTCCTCGTCTGCGACGACTCCCCGCTTGCCCGAGAGGCGCTCCGTCGGGCGGTTGCGACCGTGCCCGGCGTCGAGCGTGTGACGACCGCGGCCAACGGCGAGGAAGTCCTCCGCCGCTGGGGTGCCGATCGCTCGGATCTGATTTTGATGGACGTACGGATGCCCGGTCTCGGCGGTGTCGAGACCGTGCGCCGGCTGCTGTCCGCCGACCCCGGCGCCCGGATCATCATGCTCACGGTGGCCGAGGACCTGGACGGTGTCGCGCTCGCGGTCGCCGCCGGTGCCCGCGGCTATCTGCACAAGGACGCCTCGCGCGCCGAGCTGCGGGCGACGGTGACCCAGGCGCTCGCCGACCCGACGTGGCGGCTCGCCCCGCGCCGGCTGCGGTCCGCCGAGATGGGCGCCGCGCCCACGCTCACCGCGCGCGAGATCCAGGTGCTGGAGGGCATGAGCCACGGCCGCTCGAACGCCGAGATCGGCCGTGAGCTGTTCCTGTCGGAGGACACGGTCAAGACCCACGCGCGGCGCCTTTTCAAGAAACTCGGCGCCTCCGACCGGGCGCATGCGGTGGCGCTGGGCTTCCGCTGGGGACTGGTCCGCTAA
- the groES gene encoding co-chaperone GroES — protein MTTTSSKVAIKPLEDRIVVQPLDAEQTTASGLVIPDTAKEKPQEGVVLAVGPGRVEDGKRVELDVNVGDVVLYSKYGGTEVKYNNEDYLVLSARDVLAIVEK, from the coding sequence GTGACGACCACCAGCTCCAAGGTTGCCATCAAGCCGCTTGAGGACCGCATTGTGGTCCAGCCGCTCGACGCCGAGCAGACCACGGCCTCGGGCCTGGTCATTCCGGACACCGCCAAGGAGAAGCCCCAGGAGGGCGTCGTCCTGGCCGTGGGCCCGGGCCGTGTCGAGGACGGCAAGCGCGTCGAGCTCGACGTCAACGTCGGCGACGTCGTGCTCTACAGCAAGTACGGCGGCACCGAGGTGAAGTACAACAACGAGGACTACCTCGTTCTCTCGGCTCGCGACGTGCTCGCGATCGTCGAGAAGTAA